A window of Rufibacter tibetensis genomic DNA:
GATGCAGGAGGCATCGAATAATTTAGGGGAAGTGGTGATAACGGGTAATGATGCCCTGAATAGCCGCATAGACCGGTTAGGCAGTGCTACCGCCATTACTTCCCAAACCATTCAGCAAATACCGGCCCTAAACCGGAACTTTACCAACCTGTCAGCCTTGGCGCCAACCACGAACGGTGGCAGTGTAAGCGGGCAACTGCCGTCTTCCACCAATTACCAGATTGACGGCGTTAGCGCCCGCAACAACCTTACCTCCGGTGCTGTTGGCAATGGCCCTTATTCACTCTCCATCGAAGCAATCCGGGAGTTTGAGGTAAACACCAACGTGTACGATGTGACGCAAGGCCGACAGGGTGGGGGGGCTATAAACGCAGTGACCAAATCCGGAACTAACACCTTTACCGGATCAATCTTTGACTACTATCGCTCCGATGCCTTGGCCAGCCCTTACGACATCAGGGGAAATAAACGCACCCAGAGTTTCACCACCAACCAGTACGGTTTCAGTTTAGGCGGGCCCATTATCAAGGACAAACTGCATTTCTTCACGGCCCTGGACCGGCAGGATGAATCCATGCCGTTCTTTATTGCCGATATAAAGAGTGACGCCGACGCCAATGCCCTTCGGATCAGTAAAGGGGCGTTAGATACGGTGATCTCCATTGCGCGCAGTAAATATGGGGTAAGCAATAACCCGCAGGTAGGGGAGTTTGGCCGCAAAACCTTGGCCAATACGTTCTTTGCCCGCCTCGACTGGCAAATAAACGACAAGCACCGTTTAACGTTACGCAACAATTACAGCGACTGGAACAACCCTACCAGCAACAATGACAACTCCCCTATTAACTTATTCGAGGTCTGGGGAGACTTTAAATCCCGGGAAAACAGCACCATGGCCTCGCTGCGTTCGCAATTCAGCCCTAATGTCCTGAATGAATTGAAAGTGCAGTATCAAACCGTAACCCGCGACTATGTGCCTAACCCAGAACTTCCAGCCGGGAATATTCCGCGGGCGATTGTAACGGTGCGTTCCAAACTACCCAACGGCACTATGGGGAACACGCAGGTGCAGTTAGGCGGGCAACGCTATTTCCCGGAGAACAACCTCGAGAACCAATTGCAACTGGTAAACACCATGTATGTATCCAAGGGCCGGTACAACTATGCCTTTGGGACTGACAACACCTTGACTTACCTGGATACCTATATTTCCAGCGAGCAGAATGGCCGCTTTATCTTCAACAGTGTAGAAGAGTTTGATAACCTGAACCCGTCGCGTTACGCCCGGGAAGTGCCGCTGCAGGGCGTTCCCTCGGTGCAGCAGTATGTCCTGAATGCTTCCTTATTCGGGCAAGTGGAATTTGAGCCGCTTGCCAACGTGACCGCCATGGCCGGTTTGCGCTGGGATATGACGAGTTACTTGACTGCCGGTGATTACAACCCGATTGTAGCGCAGGAACTAGGTTTACGGACAGACAACAACCCCACCGACTGGAACAACTTTCAGCCCCGACTACAATTAACTTGGGATGTGAAAGGGGAAAGAAGGAACATTTTCCGGGCCGGCACCGGTATCTTCTCGGCTAACCCGATTAACTATGCGCAGGTGAATAATATTCAGAATAGCGGCACCAAAGTAGCCTCGGTGGATGTAACCCGGCCAGCAACTGGCCCTAACTTAGTGCCGGTACCGGATTTCCCCGCCTACCGCCAGGATCCCTCTACAGTACCCGGCCTGATTCCCGGCGTGCCTACGGTTTCCACCATCAACCTAAACAGCAAAGACCTGCAGGTGCCCTCCATTTACAAAGCGAATGTGAGCTTTAATAAAATCGTAGGTGAGTGGTTGCGTTTCGGCGTGAATGCCATGTACACCTATACCAAGAATAACTACGTGTATCTGGACCGTAACCTGGTAGACCAGCCTTATTTCACCTTAGCCAACGAAAATAACCGGGGTGTGTTTGTGCCGGCTAACAGCATTACCCCAGCCGGGATTACCAATAACGTACTAGGCCGTAAAACCCAGGCAGTAGGACGCACGCTGGAATTTACGAATGGTGCGAAGCTACGCCAGATGGCGTTGGTGGTGGATGCCAATGTGCGTTATTTCCGGGATGGCTATTTCAATGTCAGCTATACGTTGAACGATGCCAGGGACAATACTTCCTACAACGGCAATGTTGCCAATACCTCCACCTTCCGGCCGGTTAAATCCGATCCGCGCAGTTTAGAGGAGATTAATTATTCGGATAACCAGTTCCGGCATAAAGCAGTCTTTTTTGGGTCAACCCCAACCTTCAAAGGTTTCTCCTTCAGCGGCCGGTTCACCGGTATAGGCGGCACCCGGTATTCCCTTACGGTAGACGCCGACATCAACGGTGACTTCGTAGGTGGTCCTGGTTCCGATAATGACCTTGCCTTCGTGTTTGATCCCAGTGCCCCTGAGCTAGACCCAGCGGTAAGAGCGTCCATGGAAAAGATTCTATCCAATCCGGATAACCGGGCTCAGCAGTATATACTGAATAGCTTGGGGGCTATCGCTGATCGGAACGGGGGAAGTAATCCCTTTTCCGGCACCTTTGATGTGCGCCTACAAAAAACCATCAAAACCTTCGGGACGCAAGGCTTAACGCTGAGCGTGGATGTATTCAACTTTGCGAATTTGCTGAACAGGGATTGGGGCGGCAACTATAATCTAGGGCAACAGAGTCTTCTGTTTGTGAATGGCTTTGATCAAAACACGCAAATTTATAAGTACCGGGTTAACGAAAACGTAGGCGTAACGCAAAAGAACGGCACACCCTACCAGATCCAACTCGGGGCCCGTTACTCATTATAATTGATTAGAAATGGAGAGAGTTCTCAAAGGGTTCTCTTCTAACCTCTTCTGAGAATCCTCTGAAAAAGGTATCTACAGAATCACATGTGAAGGCTGCTGCTTTAGTTGTAGCACAAGCGTTGTTTCTATCACTCAAGATAACTCCCACATAAATGAAATATTTAGCATCCACTTTGTTTTTAAGCCTGTTCCTTCTTGGTCAGGTATTTGGCCAAGCAGCTAAGCATGTATATGTTATCAGCATAGATGGGTTTCGGCCGGAATTCTATCAGGATAAATCATGGCCAGCACCTAACTTGCAACAAATGGCTTTGGGTGGCGTGCAGGCAGATGGCGTTAGGGGCGTGTTCCCGAGTGTGACCTATCCATCCCATACCACTATCCTTACCGGGGTCATGCCTGCCCAACACGGCATCTACTATAATGCTCCTTTTGAGCCGGATGGGGCTACCGGGCGTTGGTATTGGGAGGAAAGCCTGATCAAGACCCAAACCATGTGGGATGCTGTGCGCAAAGCCGGTTTGAAATCCGCTTCGGTATTCTGGCCTGTATCGGCCGGCGCGCCCGTTGATTACAATATCCCGGAAGTGTGGTCGCTGGATGAAAAGGTGGACCGGGTAACACCCATCCGTCAAGGCGCCTCCCCAAAAGGGCTTTTTGAGGAGATCGAACAAAACGCCACTGGTAAACTCCGGGAGAAGGACTTGAACAGTGACTATATGATTGCCGACGAAAACGGAAGCCGGATGGCCGCTTACCTGATACAGGCCTATAAACCTAATCTGTTGACCTTTCATATCTATACCGTCGATCACGCGGCCCATGGCGAAGGCAGGGACGGTGGGCACGTCCGGAAAGCGGTGGCTGCCGCCGACCGGGCCGTAGGCAATATCTTGGAGGCTATAGAGAAAGCGGGGATCAAAGAAAGCACCGCTGTTATCATAACTGGCGATCACGGGTTTGTTGATATCAACCAAAGTTTATCTCCCAATGTCGCTTTAGCCAAAAACGGGTTGATAGGTAAAGGCAAAGGGGAATGGAAAGCGAAGTTCCATACCTCCGGGGCGGCAGCTTTCTTGCATCTCAAAAGGAAAGGAGACCACAGAACAGTGAGCCACGTCAAAAAGATACTCTCGGACTTGCCAGAGGCGCAGAAAAAGCTGTTCCGGGTAGTAGAGCGGACCGAGCTAGATAAGATTGGGGCCGATCCAGATGCTGTGTTAGCCCTGGCCCCCGTACCAGGCGTAACCCTGAATGCTGCAACCGAGGGCGAGATATTGAAAGCTGCCAAAGGGGGTACACATGGTTTTTTTCCGGATTTTAAAGAAATACAAACAGGTTTTATCGGTTGTGGTGCTGGGTTCAACACGAAAACCACTTTGCCCCTAATGGGGCTGGAAGATATTGCTCCTCTTGTTTACAGACTATTAGGGATTACCTCTGAATCAGCTGTAACTTCGGAGCCTGCCGTTTTAAGATCGGCTTTAAAATAGTTTATTATTTGAAATACTTTTAAAGGGGCCCTATTCTCCTGAATAGGGCCCCTTTTTTGAAATTTAGTGGTTAATCTTTTCAACAATTGGAGGATCAGATTAAAAAACAATGAGAGTCATATCAGTAACAAAGCTAATTTGACTCTCAATTGTGTCTATTATAAAAGCCAAATACTTTACATAAGAGGCATTATGGAATAGTTGTCAAACTAAAGTTCAGTTGATGTCCAATAGTCAGAACCTTTCATCTTGAACCCCTTTGCTTAGTAAGTACCATCTCAGCAGGTGGAAACCTTCTTTGCTCACGTATTTCATGGGGAAGTTTAGAGCATTCTAGCTCAACTTTTTTCCAAATTATAACAAAGGAGAAGTTGAGTTCCAATCCTATGTTAAGCTTGCCGGATCCTTTTGCCTATAAAGCTATGTTACATAAAATACAGGGAGATTCTAGGAAAGATGCAATTGGGAGCGCATAAGGGATTTAGGTACTCCTAAGTATATGCCAACAAGGATACATCAGAAATCTGGACCAGTTTGGACGCTTGAAATAGAGATACCAGCCTATATCCACGAGGACTTAAATTTTCTGTTTAATCAAGGAATCAGTGAAGCCACACGAGACTAAATCTAGCAAGCCATCAAGGAAGTAGTACAGGCCGCCGCCATTATGGGTTTCTTCACCACCGATAAAGTGAATGAGTATGCAGAGTTGCCAGTAAGATACACTAAAAACTAGCCAGTATCCTCGGTAAGGCGCTTACACAAGTTCAGCGTGGAAGCCATAGCCGACTAGAGGCGAAGGATGGAAGCCCCTAAGATCCTGAAGTACACTAAGAACTTCGGGTACAAGCCTAGAAGGAGAAACTACAACCAAAAAATGGCAAGAAATGAAATTATAGTTTCAAATGATCTATCTAATGTACTTGGTGAAATGTATGTTCAAGCCGTGTAAAATACCTATAAATAAGTATTCTCCAAATCATTGTATAATGCTTTCTTTATAATGCATAGAATGAAACGGAACTTACAATGAAAGCAAAACGTATCCTTTCCCCTATTTTATTATTATTATTATTATTATTGTTATTTATCGTGAATAATGCATCTGGTCAATTTAACATCAAAAGTCGCTTAGAACGTTTAGGCCCCTTACGCAGAGCCATAATTAATAATCAGAATGTATATAAAACAATTGATAAACTAGAGGTGCAAAAAGTGTATTATCTCATTGATGGCACAGTAGTTAATGAACAAACAAAATATAAGATTAGCCCATCTACAGATAATTTTATTAGATATCGAGTAATCAATGATGATGAATCTATTATTCAGGTTTTACCAATGATGAAGTTTGTTAATAGAGGAGGCAATCATACCATTGAATATTGGGATGAAAATCAAGATCAAAATCTAACAACTCTTACTAATCCATCAAATTATTACTTTAAAATAGTGGATGACCTCACTACTCCGGCTAAAAAGTATCTTGCCACGCAACGTTTAACTGCTATACCAGTTACAATTCCTATTAAATACAGGTTTAAAGCTTATGACTCGGATACAAAGTTTACATTCGACGCAAACATTTCCTATGGCTTTGGTTATAAGATTAGGATCAATTCTAATCCCTATAAGGAACAATATGTAAGAGCTTTGTTTGCTATTGGTGTGGGCCTTCAGGAATATATGCCCCGGGACTCCATAAAGTCTGAAACTTATAAACCTGATAATGAACTCACCCTCACTAACTCAGTTGGCATGGCCTATGAAGGAGGCTCTAATTTCAATATTGGATTATTTCTAGGTTGGGATAGAATGTTCGGTAGTAAAAAGGATTGGTACTACCAGAATAAACCTTGGCTGGGCATTGGCATTGGGTATAAATTTGATTAATAAAAGAATAAAGCTATAGGCAAGGATGATCATTTACACTAGGTTCTCTATCAGCTCCTTCAAGTGACCTAAGGGAAGAATAGGCTGTGTAAACGGGCATCTTCAATTAAATTTCTTTTCTATAGTTAAGAGAACTCAACATAGTTAAGAGTTATAGGAAAAACCGCGCCAAAACACTAAAAAAGTGCTGGTCTTATTGTTACTTTGGCAGGAGCAGAAACATGAAACAAGTATTTTGTATTTGGCTATACAGTTCTAATAATAATTTGTAAACGAGGTAATTTGGGCACATAAATCATTCTATCTGGCCTCTATAAAGGTTGAATGATTTATGAAAATTCCACTTACTTCCATGGGCTGATCCACTTCATTTATTTAAGTCTTTCAAAGTATAAATCATGTGAAGGTATTTTTTTTTCTAACTGCTATTAAGAAATGAAAATAAGGGCTTGCACCTTCCTTCTGCTAGTCATTAGTAAGGTCTATTATGGAGTGACTAAGTAAATCGCAAACTCTAAACTATATTATAAATCTATTTATTAAACAATGATAATATAAATGGTATTCTTGTTTGGTTTTGAGCTTTAAAGTTAGCTAAACTTCACTGCTTTATTACGGTCTTCAATGTTGCTTCCACAATAATTTGTTTTACATTGACAAATAAATATTACAATTTTTTAAACCATATCTTATGAAAAATTTTACTTCATGGTCATTCGTTTTATGTATCTTTCACTTATTTACATTATCCTCCTGCGGCAATGAAAAACAACTGGAGATATGTACAGAGATTCTTCCCGTCCGTGATCCTAGTAAAGGTACTGTACTTAGAAATACTAAATGGAGAGAAGGAAGCATAATAAAAGTTGGATTTATTAATGGTGAAGAGGTCTACCGCCAAAAGGTTAGACTTTATGCGGCCGAATGGGAAAAACATGCCAACATTAAATTTGCATTCGTCAATAATGGCCCAGCCGATATACGCGTTTCAATGAATCCAGGATCCTCTTGGTCTTATCATGGAAATGAATCTTTGCGATTTTCTCAAAACATGAATACCGGGGAGACAGTAGCCGGCACTAACGGCCCTTCAATGAATTTTGGTTGGTTTGAACCCTCCCTTTCAGAAGTAGGGTTCAGACGAGTTATCCTTCATGAGTTTGGACACAGCTTAGGTTTAATCCATGAGCATCAAAACCCAACGGCTGGTATAGATTGGAATAAACCTAAAGTAAGAGCGTATTATAGGGACAAAAATGGATGGGATGAGGCTAAAACAGAGCTTAATATATTTAAAAGATATGATGCTAACTTAACTCAATTTACCTCCTATGACAGAGCGTCTATTATGCATTACTCCATTCCTGTAGACCACGTTAACAATCCTGCTCATGCGGTTGCTTGGAATACAACCTTGTCTGATACTGATAAGTCATTCATTGCGTTTGTATATCCAAGAACTCCGCCCATACGGGAAAGAGAACATTCCTCACATCACGGTCATCAGGGTATAGGTACTGGTGGTGGCAATAGAGGGGGAGACATTATGAGGGAAGAAAACAAGAAATAGCCCACCTTCCCTCTTCCTATTATTTTCCCTATAGCCCTTTTACAATAGTATTTTTTTGCAACCTTTAATGGTAGCTTTGTTGATATGCTCTAAAAAATACTGGTTAATACTTTTGATTATAAGGAACGGTTTACAGCCTTACTGGTTGCCGGGTCGTACTTCATCAGATGAGCCTAACAAAAAGTTTAAGGGCTTATAATTTAACTGGGTGAGAGACGCCGCTTTATTTAACCTGCTCTCTGATCGCGGGATGCTCATCTGAATGCGCAAGTGCAAGGCGTTGATCTTTTCTCGTCATTAGTTCCGCCAAACATTCCAACTTTATGCGTGAGCTGCCTGTGGAGAGGGCTAACTAGGCATGGGTGAGTGATATCATGTACTGGTTTACTGATTACGCTTGTCTCTGTATCTCTTTAGTTACGGACAGCTACTCCAAGAGAATCATGGGCTATACGGTGGCTGAAACATAGGAACCTGACCACAGCAAAAAAGTCTTTCTGATGGCTTTACAGTATATAGGCATGGGAAGTGGAAAGCACCTAATCCACCGCTTCGACCGGGGCGTCCTGTACTGCAGTAAAGAGAACAGGATAGCCGCGCAGGTGAACTGCATCCCCAAGCAATGTTACCTGCATGACCAATAGGTATATTCCCTAGCTCAGGGGCATACACTGCTGGATCAGGCCGTGTTTCTCTACAATCACAAACGTCCCACCTGAGTTGTGACATGCTCTCTCCGGAGCAGGCGCATCGGCAGACAGGGCAATTGAAGAGAAGATAAAAGAACTACTAAAAAAATACTGTCAACTTATATGGACAATGAAAAACAGCATAAACCTGTAGTGGTCAATTCAAGTAAGGGTCAACAACTAATCGGTCAACACTTTTTAGGACGCGTAAGCAAAGTACCTATCCTTTAAAACGACGATTTGTTAAGATGGACTGAATGTTCAAAATTATGGCTTTGTTGATTATAGAAGCGCCCCAACTCTCTATTCCACAAATCTAATCTGTACATTGTTTATGGAAGGTATTCGTGAGATATCTTAACCTGACAATTTACCTGCTACTCGCCTAGTAGAGTGGGCACCAATTAGCCAAATTAACTGAGTATTTTAAATTCAATTTAATCCCTGCTTCAGCTATTCAGTTCTTTGCTTGTTAAGGTGGATTGTGCTTTCTATTTTCGCTTCAAGTCTGGCAAATGTTTAAATTGAAGCAAGAAATGAAAGCGATCATCTACACCAGGGTCTCCACCCAAGGGCAGACCACCGACCGCCAAGTGAAGGATTTGAAGGAAGCGGGCTTTGAGGTGGTGAAGTTATTCTCGGAGAAGATATTTGGTTTCAGCAAATCAATAGGGGAGAGGCAGGAGCTTCAGAAGGCCCTGGCCTATATGTACAAGGAAGGCATCAGGTGCCTGCTCATCCACGAGATCTCCCGCCTGGGCCGCAACACGACCGAGGTGCTGAACCTGCTGAAGGAGCTGGAGGGAAAGGGAATTTCCGTCTACATCCACAACCTGGGCATCACCCTCTCGGCGGAGAACGACGGTAACCATGTCTTCACCAAGCTGGTGATCACCATCATGGCGGATCTGGCGAGGATGGAGAGCGAGCAGCTGAGCCTCCGCATCAAGTCGGGGATCCGCAGCCGCAAGGCCGATGGGCTGCACACGGGCCGGGAGGTGGGCTCGGCAGAAAGCCGGGAGAAATTCCTGGGTAAGCACAAAGAGGTAATCAGGTACCTTAAACTAGGACGGTCTTACAATGAGATCACCAAGCTGACCGGGGCCGCGCCTTACACCATTTCCAAGGTGAAGAAGGCCTTAGCAGCAGGGTGAGTATCCCTCGATATCTCTCTTCGAAAGCTATTTTTTTGGCAGAATTTGGTTCTGCAGCCAAGTCAGTTCCTCACGGCTGAGAGACCTCTTAGGGATAATGGCCACTTGCTGGGGGGCGTCCCAGAACAGAACCAGGTCTTTGGTTTGGGTGACCTTGTGCAAGGTGGCCAAGGTAAGGTTGTTGGTGAATGTCTCCCCCGCTATGAAGAGGTTCTTATCCGTGAAGGTGTAGGTGATAGATTCCTGGATCTTGGAATTGGACGCAAAGCTCCTTCTTCCGGAGAAGCTTTGCAGAACCGGAAGACCTACCATCGCCAAGCCCGCAAATATGTTGACGAAAGGGAATGGAAGGTGAGAGGTAGCTGTAGAGGTATATTGCAAAGGCACCGAAAGCAGCAGAAAAATGCCTATCACCCGAAAGACCCAGGTTAAAACCAGCACCCCTGGATTGGCGCGCTTATAGAATTGGAGGAAATCCTGGGGAGTGAGCTGGGTAGTTACGCTGAAGGGCTGCATTGGTTCTGTGATATAGGCAATAGGGAGGGTGTAATCCCATACAAATAAGGAATATTTTCTGAGAATGCATCAAAGCCGGATACCTCGGGAAGGGAAATTTGAGCTATCGTGCGGCGTATGGTAGAAACCTTTTTGCTCCCTTTTTTCAATGCGAAACAGATTTCACCGAAACTACTACGTTCGTAGAAGTAATGTTACAAAGGTAAAAATTGAGGTCGTGATTCAGAGAAGGACATAAAAAATCCGCACACCTGTTGAAAGATGTGCGGCCTATATGGTTGCTTTGATACGTTACCCCCAGTGCGCAAGCGGATAGAAGACAAGTGCCTCAAAGCACCATATAGACATCTATACGGTGCTGTAAACAAGGGGTTACCTGAACTCACTTCATGCCAGAAAATCAATTGCCTGCAAGCTTCCCACCGGAACCTGGTTCAGATCCGGTAAGCGGGCGGATCCGCACCTGATTCTTATCGCCTATAGCTGCAATCACAGTGACTCCTACTATTCTAACTAGGGTGAATAACAATAAGTGATGCAGAAACGCACCTGTTTGGGACCTTTATTTACACTCTATTTTTAGATAATTTGCTTAAATCCAATAGTATAATCAAAAACCTTGTTGCAGGCGGGTGTTTTCTCACACCCTAACCCACGGCCCGCGCTGCGGACTGGGTGCAATTGCACCCAGTCGGTGACAGATATATGACCAGTACGCGGGAGTCAGGCACGGTGGTTAGGATACCTAAGATACGGGCTTCTCTCCATCATTCAGCAGAGAAAGGGTCCTGGGGTAGTTTACAGTACTTCAGAAAATATTACTTGTTTCAGTATCAATACTTAATAATGGGTATTGATACTGAAACAAGTAATATTTTCTTTTGGTCTGTGGCCGGCACATTATCAATATGCCGGTGTCCCTTAAATGGCGGCGTTACTTCTTATGCCCAAGGGATAGTTTCTAATATGTTTTTCACCATCAGTAATATGCAGGCATTGAAGCCAGGTAGGCAAAAACGTTGATCCATTTACCAATAGGTATCTGGTCAACTCCTTGAAAACCCTAGAATCACAAAAAGAGGTAAAGGTATTTAAGCAAAGAGCCCATGAGCGCGAAAACGTTTCATCTTGGCCTCTGCATGGCAGGGTCCGTGTCCGCGGGAGCCTACACCGCCGGCGTAATGGACTTTCTGCTGGAGGCGATAGAGAACTGGGAAAAGGCACGGGGCACGGACCCAAGCATCCCGGACCATAAAGTGGAGATTGACCTTTTCGGTGGGACCTCAGGGGGAGGGATCACAGCCGCCATGGCCTTCTTCGCTTTCCGTGGCAGGATAGAGCATCCCGTTCTGCAGGATGACGGGCGTTCTTTCATTGTAGACCCGGAGAAGAACATCCTGTGGAAACTCTGGGTCGACATTACCGGAGGAGACGTATTCGGCCAGATGCTGGACGGTTCTGACATCCATGACTACCATATCCCCTCCGCGATGAACTCAACCTTCATCGATGAAGTCGGTGATGTTTTCCAGGACTACGTGAAGACATTGGGTGCCTCAGAGCAGCCCAGGAACCCTGGTTGCATCAGTGATGAGGCAGAGTTGTTCATGACGCTGTTCAATGTCTCGGGTTTGAAGTACCAGCTGAGCAGCAAGGCTCTGGGTGCCGTCGAACAATACGTGTCAGAGCACAGGGACATTGCCCATTTCAGGTGGGGCGACGACTATCGGAAGGACGGGCGAATGGAGATCTCCACCAGAAACCTGTCAAACCTCAAACCGTTGATTGAGGCATCCAAAGCCACCGGGGCCTTCCCCATCGGGCTGAGGGCCAGAACCCTGTCAAGGAAGGCAAAATACATCTGGGACAACCCTTTTTTCCAGAAGAACGGCAAGTTCGGCAAGGGTACGATTGACCTGGGGAAGAAGGTCAAAAGTGATGAGGATGCCTACAAAAGCCTGAACGCGGATGGGGGCACCGCCAACAACGAACCTGTCGAGCTGATGCGCGATCTGCTCCTGCAGATCAGGCTGCGGGAAGACAACAAACTGGCGGAGCTGAAAGCCGTGGAGGCCATGAACGACACGCAAAGAATGGTGGCCAAAAGCACCAGGCTTGAGAACACCTCCGTTATTCTGATAGACCCTTTCCCCTCCTACGACTTTGAGGTAACGGAGCCCACCGCCCAGTCCGAGCACATCTTCAGCTATGCATCGGATCTGGTCTTTGCGATGGCCTCACAGCTGCGCTTCGATGCCAAGGAAGCCATTGATGCATATGACAAGGATAATTACGGGCTTCACATTATCGCGCCTTCCCGGGATGACGTTGACAAGCCCGAGCACGCCATCGCCTGCGGGGCACTGGGCGGTTTCGGGGGCTTTTTAAGCAAGGAGTACAGGATACACGATTATTTCCTGGGGCGGCGTAACTGCCAGAGCTTCCTAAGGAAATACTTTGTCGTCGACCCGGAAGAGAGCCAAGTGAATCAGGATGGGACACCTAACGAGAATTACGATTGCATAAAAGCCGTGATCAACGGGTACCAAGGCCAGGCAGCGTTCGAGCGGTTCTGCTTCAAGGACGAGAAAGGAAGGAAATGGCTCCCCGTGATTCCCGATGTTACGCTGCAAGAGCCAATCCG
This region includes:
- a CDS encoding patatin-like phospholipase family protein, with protein sequence MSAKTFHLGLCMAGSVSAGAYTAGVMDFLLEAIENWEKARGTDPSIPDHKVEIDLFGGTSGGGITAAMAFFAFRGRIEHPVLQDDGRSFIVDPEKNILWKLWVDITGGDVFGQMLDGSDIHDYHIPSAMNSTFIDEVGDVFQDYVKTLGASEQPRNPGCISDEAELFMTLFNVSGLKYQLSSKALGAVEQYVSEHRDIAHFRWGDDYRKDGRMEISTRNLSNLKPLIEASKATGAFPIGLRARTLSRKAKYIWDNPFFQKNGKFGKGTIDLGKKVKSDEDAYKSLNADGGTANNEPVELMRDLLLQIRLREDNKLAELKAVEAMNDTQRMVAKSTRLENTSVILIDPFPSYDFEVTEPTAQSEHIFSYASDLVFAMASQLRFDAKEAIDAYDKDNYGLHIIAPSRDDVDKPEHAIACGALGGFGGFLSKEYRIHDYFLGRRNCQSFLRKYFVVDPEESQVNQDGTPNENYDCIKAVINGYQGQAAFERFCFKDEKGRKWLPVIPDVTLQEPIRVMEKAVREGVKHISYEETGKLPHYEMRLPKGDFLEKYSDQIEERINKLMTNVYDSNWLGDLLLKLAANRFDDRAAEKVIKIIKDDLVKRKLVKR
- a CDS encoding alkaline phosphatase family protein, with the protein product MKYLASTLFLSLFLLGQVFGQAAKHVYVISIDGFRPEFYQDKSWPAPNLQQMALGGVQADGVRGVFPSVTYPSHTTILTGVMPAQHGIYYNAPFEPDGATGRWYWEESLIKTQTMWDAVRKAGLKSASVFWPVSAGAPVDYNIPEVWSLDEKVDRVTPIRQGASPKGLFEEIEQNATGKLREKDLNSDYMIADENGSRMAAYLIQAYKPNLLTFHIYTVDHAAHGEGRDGGHVRKAVAAADRAVGNILEAIEKAGIKESTAVIITGDHGFVDINQSLSPNVALAKNGLIGKGKGEWKAKFHTSGAAAFLHLKRKGDHRTVSHVKKILSDLPEAQKKLFRVVERTELDKIGADPDAVLALAPVPGVTLNAATEGEILKAAKGGTHGFFPDFKEIQTGFIGCGAGFNTKTTLPLMGLEDIAPLVYRLLGITSESAVTSEPAVLRSALK
- a CDS encoding TonB-dependent receptor, producing MRRILSLAILMVSLTLITGQQVLAQSTDASISGVITDQSGSGLPGVTIFIKNESTGFQTGAATNTEGKYFFRQLPLGGPYIVRATYIGYTTQVRNGLALNLGDQLTIDFTMQEASNNLGEVVITGNDALNSRIDRLGSATAITSQTIQQIPALNRNFTNLSALAPTTNGGSVSGQLPSSTNYQIDGVSARNNLTSGAVGNGPYSLSIEAIREFEVNTNVYDVTQGRQGGGAINAVTKSGTNTFTGSIFDYYRSDALASPYDIRGNKRTQSFTTNQYGFSLGGPIIKDKLHFFTALDRQDESMPFFIADIKSDADANALRISKGALDTVISIARSKYGVSNNPQVGEFGRKTLANTFFARLDWQINDKHRLTLRNNYSDWNNPTSNNDNSPINLFEVWGDFKSRENSTMASLRSQFSPNVLNELKVQYQTVTRDYVPNPELPAGNIPRAIVTVRSKLPNGTMGNTQVQLGGQRYFPENNLENQLQLVNTMYVSKGRYNYAFGTDNTLTYLDTYISSEQNGRFIFNSVEEFDNLNPSRYAREVPLQGVPSVQQYVLNASLFGQVEFEPLANVTAMAGLRWDMTSYLTAGDYNPIVAQELGLRTDNNPTDWNNFQPRLQLTWDVKGERRNIFRAGTGIFSANPINYAQVNNIQNSGTKVASVDVTRPATGPNLVPVPDFPAYRQDPSTVPGLIPGVPTVSTINLNSKDLQVPSIYKANVSFNKIVGEWLRFGVNAMYTYTKNNYVYLDRNLVDQPYFTLANENNRGVFVPANSITPAGITNNVLGRKTQAVGRTLEFTNGAKLRQMALVVDANVRYFRDGYFNVSYTLNDARDNTSYNGNVANTSTFRPVKSDPRSLEEINYSDNQFRHKAVFFGSTPTFKGFSFSGRFTGIGGTRYSLTVDADINGDFVGGPGSDNDLAFVFDPSAPELDPAVRASMEKILSNPDNRAQQYILNSLGAIADRNGGSNPFSGTFDVRLQKTIKTFGTQGLTLSVDVFNFANLLNRDWGGNYNLGQQSLLFVNGFDQNTQIYKYRVNENVGVTQKNGTPYQIQLGARYSL
- a CDS encoding recombinase family protein; this encodes MKAIIYTRVSTQGQTTDRQVKDLKEAGFEVVKLFSEKIFGFSKSIGERQELQKALAYMYKEGIRCLLIHEISRLGRNTTEVLNLLKELEGKGISVYIHNLGITLSAENDGNHVFTKLVITIMADLARMESEQLSLRIKSGIRSRKADGLHTGREVGSAESREKFLGKHKEVIRYLKLGRSYNEITKLTGAAPYTISKVKKALAAG
- a CDS encoding matrixin family metalloprotease, which gives rise to MKNFTSWSFVLCIFHLFTLSSCGNEKQLEICTEILPVRDPSKGTVLRNTKWREGSIIKVGFINGEEVYRQKVRLYAAEWEKHANIKFAFVNNGPADIRVSMNPGSSWSYHGNESLRFSQNMNTGETVAGTNGPSMNFGWFEPSLSEVGFRRVILHEFGHSLGLIHEHQNPTAGIDWNKPKVRAYYRDKNGWDEAKTELNIFKRYDANLTQFTSYDRASIMHYSIPVDHVNNPAHAVAWNTTLSDTDKSFIAFVYPRTPPIREREHSSHHGHQGIGTGGGNRGGDIMREENKK